The Magnetospirillum sp. 15-1 genomic interval CCTCGACTCCGGGCGTGTCGCGCTCGATCAGGAAGGCTGTCATCCCCTTGTGGCCGGCGTCGGGATCGGTCTTGGCGAAAGCCAGGATGAAGCTGGCCAGCGAGGCGTTGGTGATCCATACTTTTCCGCCGTTGATGACGTAGTCGCCCCCGACCCGGCGGGCGCGGGTGGTGATCCCGGCCACGTCGGAGCCAGCAGCGGGTTCGGTCAGCCCCCAGCAGGCGAAGCCGCCATCGGCCATGCGCCCGAGATAAGTCCGTTTTTGCCGCTCGGTGCCGGCGAGCACCAATGCTTCCGTGACCAGAGGATTGAGCCCGAGAGAAGTCGCCACTCCGACGCAACCGTGGGCGAAGGCCTCGCTGATCAGCACCAGTTCGGTCGTCCCCAGCCCATGCCCGCCGTATTCCTGCGGGATGGTCACGCCGATCAGCCCAAGCTCATGGGCCTTGCGATGAACCTCCATGGGAAAGGTCGCCTCGCGATCCATCCTGGCGGCGATGGGAGCGATCTCGTCGCGGGAAAATGCCTCGGCGAGATCGCATACCATCCTTTGCTCTTGGCTAAGAGCGAACTGCATCTTAAGCA includes:
- a CDS encoding acyl-CoA dehydrogenase family protein is translated as MQFALSQEQRMVCDLAEAFSRDEIAPIAARMDREATFPMEVHRKAHELGLIGVTIPQEYGGHGLGTTELVLISEAFAHGCVGVATSLGLNPLVTEALVLAGTERQKRTYLGRMADGGFACWGLTEPAAGSDVAGITTRARRVGGDYVINGGKVWITNASLASFILAFAKTDPDAGHKGMTAFLIERDTPGVEVSQPLSKMGQKASPTCEIHFSDVVVPAANILGNENDGFRLAMKSFDKSRPMVGAFAVGLIRRCLDESMGYARERRTMGCAIIDHQVIGHRLADMRIKLEASRLLTLQSAWLADMGQSNTLEASCAKAFACDAAMWAATEAVQIHGGMGYSTEFPVEKLFRDAKILQIYEGTSEIQRNIILREMRK